Proteins from a genomic interval of Deinococcus betulae:
- a CDS encoding HD-GYP domain-containing protein, with the protein EAEIPLLARIFAVCDVYDALTSKRVYKPAWTAQQAQEEIAQQAGKQFDPEVVQAFLTLVDGVRTAADDEHQGHTAQASEPKR; encoded by the coding sequence GAGGCAGAGATTCCGCTGCTCGCACGCATCTTCGCGGTGTGCGATGTCTACGACGCCCTGACCAGCAAGCGGGTCTACAAGCCCGCCTGGACCGCGCAGCAAGCCCAGGAAGAGATTGCGCAGCAGGCGGGCAAGCAGTTTGACCCTGAGGTGGTGCAGGCCTTCCTGACGCTTGTGGATGGTGTCCGAACGGCGGCAGATGACGAGCATCAGGGACACACTGCACAGGCTTCAGAACCGAAAAGATGA